TGATGGATCAGGGAACCGAGTACCCGGTTCGCGGAACCGCATACTCGCTGCTCTATACGACGGACACTCCCGAGGAAGCGCAGCTGTACATCGACAGGCTCACCGCTGCGGGAGGTTCGCTCGGTATGCCGTTTGAGCAGGCGCCCTGGGGTGACTGGTACGGTCAGGTATTCGACAGGTACGGCGTGATGTGGGCCTTCTCGTGCGCGGTGATCTAGTGCGCGCGATCGCCAGCATGCGCGGGAGATAAGGATCGGCAATGGCGTTCGCAGACTCGTATCTCGGGCGACTGCGACAGCACGTTGGCAATGCCGAACTGCTCGCCCCGGGCGCGCAGGTGCTGCTACTCGCAGATGATGACCACGCGGTCTTTCAACGCCGCGCTGACTCTGGCGGATGGGAGATTCCTGCCGGGAGCGCGGAGCCAGGCCAGAGCTTTGTCGACACCGCAGTAGCTGAGGTCGAAGAGGAACTCGGGGTAACGCTCGCACCCGACGCGCTCACAGCGTTCGCGTCGTTCTCCGATCCGCTTGAGCACCGGCTCGTGTACCCCAACGGCGACATCGTGCACGCTTTTGCGCTGTGCTTCTTCACGAGTGAATGGGCGGGGGAGATTCACCCAGATCCTGCCGAAGTAACTGAGTGGGGAGTATTTCCGCTCGCCGACCCGCCCCCGGGGCTACAGCGCGCAACCGGGATCGTGCTCGAGCTCTTTGCGGAGTTTCGACATACCGGGCAGTTCCAAGCCCGGTAGGTGCCAATGTCGCACCCCAGTGCTACTTTCAACATCTCACCACACGTAGGAGGATCTGCCGTGAGCGAACCAGTCAAGGGCCCGAAGTCCTACTTCCCGTCTATCGAGGCGAAATACGGTAAGTCAATCGACGAATGGCTTGAGTTGCTCCGCCCACATTCAGGCGAGAAGCACATGGAGCAGGTCGCCTTTCTCAAAGAACAGGGAATGGGGCACGGGCACGCGAACGCGCTCGTCCATGTCTTTCGTGCAGAGCACGGCGGAGCCTGATGGCGGCGAAAGCCCCGGCAATGTCGCCGTCTGCGATGCCCGTCGCCGACGTGCTTGACCGGGTGACCGGCCCCCGCCGCGCTGAGGCCGACGAACTGCTTGCCCTGCATCGCGAGGTGAGTGGTGTAGAGCCCGTTGTGTGGGCCGGTCGCATTATCGGGTTCGGCGAGTACGAGTACACGTACGAAAGCGGTCACAGCGGTCGGGCGCCCGAACTCGCCTTTGCAACCGGTGCGCAGCGGCACACGATCTACCTCACGCCAGACTTTGCCGACCGCTGGCCTGATCTCGTCGACGCACTGGGCCCGCATAAGGCGAGTAAGGTGTGCCTGTACCTCACGCGCTTGACGAAAATCGACATGTCAGTGCTCAGGGAGTTTCTTGAGCGCGCGCTGAGCGAAACTCGCTCAGGCGACCCGATGCACAGCTGATTCAGAGAGGTCAGAGTTAGCCTCACATCATGAGCAACACCGCACCTATCCCGCGAGCTCCCATCTCCGCCGTCGGCGATGAGATCACCATCTCCCCAAGCGAGCTTCGCTCCCTCGGAGGGGAACTCCAACGGTTCATGCTTGAGTACCGGTTCGCGATGCAGGAGGTCGAGACGAAGCTCGCGATCCTCCGCGAGGAGTTCGTGCACATGCACGAGTACAACCCGATCGAGCACGTATCGAGCCGAGTGAAGAGCGCCGAGAGTCTGCTCTCGAAGGTCGAGCGCCGCGGAGTGAGCCCCGAGATCGAGTCGATTCGGCGCGAGATCCAAGACATCGCTGGCGTGCGCGTTACATGCGCTTTCATCCGCGACGTGTACCGCCTGTTTGGCTTGCTCACACAGCAGGACGACCTCACCGTGCTCGAGGTCGAAGACTATATCGAGAACCCGAAGCCGAACGGCTACAAGAGCCTGCACGCGATCTTGTCGGTGCCCGTATATCTTTCGAGTGGCCGAGTTGATGTACCAGTCGAGGTCCAGTTTCGTACGATCGCCATGGACTTCTGGGCAAGCCTCGAGCACAAGATCTACTACAAATACCAGCGGCAGGTGCCGGAAGAGATGATGGCCGAGCTGAAGCAAGCCGCTGATTCCGCCGCTGAGCTCGACACACGGATGCAGAGCCTCCACGTGCAGATGCACGGCGACCCGGCTCCGACTTCACCAATTAACCTGCGAGAGATCCGGGAGGTCCGCGAGCGCATCCGTCGCGTCTAAGTGACAAGGTGGCCACGCTGTCTGTTTCGCGCGATCGCACGGTCTCACCCCGTAGGCTCGATCTGTGGAAGAAACTCAACGCGGTGAACACCTGCCTGGCGGATCTGGCGGGGTCTGGCGTATCCAAGGGCCTGATGGGGTGACACGCGTGCACCGACCTACAGGCGCTTGGACGCCCGCGGTGCACGAGTTGCTTGCGCATCTCGCAGCCAAGGGCCTCGACGGCATCCCCGAGGTGTACGGCACCGATGACGCTGGACGCGAAGTGCTGAGCTACCTGCCTGGAGACACGCTTGATCCAGAGCGCGAGCAGCCGAGCGCGCGCGCGCTCGCCGCCGCGGTCGGATGGCTTCGTCGGTTCCATGACGCCGTCGCTGACTTCGAGCCAACGAGTAATGTGTGGCGCCCGGGGGAGCTGCGACTAGCCCAGGATCGTGGAGAGATCATTTGCCACAACGACCCGGGCCTGTACAACTGGGTCGTTGTCGACGGCGAGTTCGCCGGAATGATCGACTGGGACAGGGCCGGCCCGGGCTTGCCGCTCGACGACCTCGCATTTCTGGTGTGGTCTGGCGTTCCGCTGCTCCGCGAGATCCCGCCTGCGGAGGCAGCTGACCGCATCAAGATCGCCGCGGAGACGTATGGCGGTGTCGATGGCAGGGAACTCCTTGACGCTGTGACCCGCCGGATGGGGCTCATCGAAACTCGATGGAAGGCGGGGCTCGACAGGGGCGACCCGGGAACGATTGCGTTGCGAGACGCAGGAATCATGGCCCGACACGAGGCTCGGGTCGCAGCGTTCGAGCATCGCCGGGAAGAGCTCGACGCGCTCCTCTGAGGCGCCGATCTGGTGATTCAGGCTTCGTCGTTTAGGCTTGTGCTGTGAGTAGAGACCCTTTGGAAGAACTCTTCGGCCCGCTTGACTCGGACAATACCGACACCGGCGCCCTAGAGACTTCGACGAAGCCCGCGGAGGCCGTCGACACCTCGGCCGCGACACGAGCTTTCGATCCGGCGCCTGCAGTGCGCCCGCAGGCCGCGCAGGAACAGCCGGCCCCGAGGCCGGCTGTTCCTGCCGACGCTCCGACCGCCCCGTTCGCGCCTACGCCCGCGGCTGCACCGCGGACCGCGGCTGCGGCCTCCGGCGCGCCGGCCCCCGGCCCAGTCAGGGCCCGCGCGACGCGCGATGTCCGGCAGGAGCTGCCGACGCGCCCCGTCCCTGCCGAGTCGAAGCGTTCCAACGCCGCATTGCCGTGGATCATTGTTGCTGCGGTTGCAGTGCTCGCCCTCGTTGGCGCACTCCTTGTCGTGAACGCGATTCGGGGCACAGACGAGCAGACTCCAGCGCCAACAACCGAGGCGCCGGCACCCACGCCAACCGAGCCGGAACCCACCGAGAGCGAGACTCCGCCGACCACTCCCGAGGAGCCCGAAGTTGAGGAGGCGCCGAAGGTTGACGTTGGGCCCAACCCGATCTCTATGGACATCTCGTTTGCAGGGATCTCGGTTGAGTCCTCGCAGAAACTCACGAATCCGCTCTGGTTCTATCAGGCCGGGCCACCCGAGCGAGTCATGTTCGAATCGGGTCTCATGAACACCTTCCCAGACTCGTGCTCAGAGATGCGGAGCCCGACGGGGCAGAGCCCCTGGGGCATCGAGAAGGGCGAAGGCAACACCTGGACCGTTGTGCGCCCCGAGGGCACTTGCGAAGCTGACCCCAAGCTCTACAACGAGGTATGGGGCCTCATGCAGGCTGTGGCCGACAGCGCGAAGCCACTGTAGGCCTGCCCTGGCTGAGGCCGGCGTGCGACTACCCGAAGAGCGCCGGCCACAGGGCGAGCGCGAGGGGATAGCCGACGAAGCTGACGATATCGAGCAAGAGGTGAGCGACGATCAGCGGGAGCGACCGGCCCCAGCGCTGATAGACCCAGCCGAAGACGATGCCCATCACCACGTTTCCGATAAACCCGCCGAAGCCTTGGTAGAGGTGATAGCTGCCACGTAGCAGCGCGCTGGCGATGATCGTTGCCCAGACCCCAACCCCAAGCCGCTTGAGCCGATCGAAGAAGTAGGCAACGACGATAAGTTCCTCGCTGAGTGCGGCCCGTGCGGCGTTGAGGATGAGCACGGGCACGGTCCACCAAAACGCGTCGAGCGTCGTCGGTACGACTGTCGTGTTGATGCCGATCCATTTCGCGAAGAGATAGAACGCGAGACCAGGGATACCAATGGCGGCGGCGAGGAGAAATCCGTTGCCAGACTCGCGAAGCCATGGCCAGCCGCCTCGGCCACTCGCGAGCTGGGTGAAACTCATCCCACCCGGGGCGCCGGTGAGCGTCAACGGTCTTGCACCGAGGCCGAGATCGCCCAGGTGCGGCTTGTTGTCCCGCCACAGGAAGAACACGACGAGTGCAACCGGGGCCAGGCCTCCAACAATGCCGAGTAGTTGGTAGGCAAGGTCGAAGTACTGCTGACCCGACATCGGCCTATTAATGGTCGCGGTCTGGTTTGCTAGCGCAGTGTCTTGCGCGAGCCGCTCCAAGATCGTAATTATCGCCCGCGCGCCCGCGTAGCCAAAAGACAGGGCGAGCACGATCGCGAGCTCCCACCTCAGCCTCGGGCGGAGATCTGGGGGAGCGGGTTCGCGTCGGTGTTCGGTCACAGGATCAGCGTAGCTGGGCCGACGAGTTCGTGGCATGAACTACGGTGAGACTTTTGCCTTCGCGAGCGACACGCGGGACGCTCACTATTGAATATGGAGGGCAGAAGCTCAGGTATGTCGAAGAAATTGCATGATTCGTACAAGTTTCCAGCACATGTGGGTGAATGATTTGGTGGCGCCTCAAGTCACGGTTACGAGTCAGTCACGAGGGGGCACAAGATTCGCATAGCTAGAGTGCTGTGGCTTAAACTGCGAAGCGGAAATACCTACATACTCTGGACCCATTTTCCGGCGTGCACCGCACGTCACTTCGGTACGGGTCGGGAGTCAATACAAGGAGGAAACCAGTGAAGCGTTCACGCATTGGGGTGGGCATTGTTGCCCTCGCCGCAGCGGGCTCCCTGGCACTTGCCGGTTGCTCGACCGGCGGAGGCGACAAGGGCGGCGAAAACGGTGGCGGCGGGGGAATCATTACCGCCAACGGTTCGGAGCCCCAGAACCCGCTTATCCCGACAAACACGAACGAGGTAGGTGGCGGCAAGATTCTTGACGCGATCTTCGCTGGTCTCGTGAGCTACGGTGCCGACGGCGCGCCGCACAACGAGGTCGCAGAGTCGATCGAGCCGAACGAGGACGCATCCGAGTTCACGATCAAGCTCCGCGAGGATGCAACGTTCACTGACGGCACCCCCGTCAAGGCTGAGAACTTTGTGAAGGCCTGGAACCAGGGCGCAAGCAACGAGCTGCAGCACCTCTCGAACTACTTCTTCGAGGACATTGAGGGCTTCGAGATCAACGATGGCCCGGACGGCGAAGCCGGTACGGACGACGACGTTTACGGTGCTGTCGGAGACATGTCGGGACTCGTTGTCGACGGCGACTACCAGTTCACCGTGAAGCTCAAGCAGCCCGCGTCGGACTTCCCGCTGCGCCTCGGCTACTCGGCCTTCTACCCGCTGCCCGACGTCGCATTTGAGGACCTCGAGGCATTCGGCCAGAACCCGATCGGCAACGGCCTGTACAAGGTCGACGGTGAGGGCGCTTGGGAGCATGACGTGCAGATCAAGCTCACCAAGAACGAGGACTACACCGGTCCTCGCGAGGTCAAGAACGACGGCCTGACCATCGTCTTCTACGCTTCGCAGGACGCGGCGTACGCTGACCTGCAGGGCGGCAACCTCGACGTGCTCGACGCGATCCCCGATGCGGCCCTCGCGAACTTCGCGTCGGACCTCGGCGACCGTGCCGTGAACCAGCCCGCAGCGATCTTCCAGTCCTTCACCATCCCGGAGCGCCTCGAGCACTTCGGCGGTGAAGAGGGCAAGCTCCGCCGCGCAGCTATCTCGATGGCAATCGACCGTGACGAGATCACCAAGGTGATCTTCGATGGCACTCGCACCCCGGCGAGCGACTTCACTTCACCCGTCATCGACGGCTGGAGCGACAAGCTCAAGGGCGCAGAGGTCCTCAAGTACAACCCCGAGGAAGCAAAGAAGCTCTGGGCTGAGGCAGACAAGCTCTCGCCGTGGACCGGCTCCTTCGAGATCGCGTACAACGCCGACGGTGGCCACCAGGCCTGGGTCGACGCTGTCACCAACTCGGTCAAGAACACCCTCGGCATCGACGCGGCTGGCAAGCCGTACCCGACCTTCGCTGAGGCTCGCACCGAGATCACCAACCGCACCATCACGACTGCCTTCCGTACCGGCTGGCAGGCTGACTACCCGGGTCTGTTCAACTTCCTCGGACCGTTGTACGCAACGAACGCTGGCTCGAACGACGGTGACTACTCGAGCGCTGAGTTCGACGGCCTCCTCAAGCAGGGCGCGCAGGAGACCGATCCGGCAGCAGCGAACAAGCTGTTCCAGGAGGCGCAGGAAGTTCTGCTCGCAGACCTGCCCGCAACTCCGCTGTGGTACTCCAACGTAACTGGTGGCTTCGGCGAGTCGGTGGACAACGTCCAGTTCGGCTGGAACTCCGTGCCTGTCTACCAGGACATCACCAAGAAGTAATGCACTTCTTTTAGGGCCCCGGGCGAAAGCCCGGGGCCCTAACCCCGTTTTCTTGGCCTACACGGCATTTGCAAAGCGGGAACACAGAGTCGTGCGAACCGGAGACACCGGAGTCTCGACTTCGCATCGCGCAATCACAGCGAGAGAAACAACTAGTTATGCATACGCAGTCTGAACGGGGGACGACAGCACCATGCTGAGATACATCGTCTTCCGCATCCTTCAGGTCGTCCCAGTGCTTTTGGGCACGACCTTCCTGATCTACTTCATGGTGTTTGCCATGCCCGGCGATCCCATCATCGCCATGTTCGGTGACAAGACCCCGAACCCAATCGTGCT
Above is a window of Leucobacter aridicollis DNA encoding:
- a CDS encoding GTP pyrophosphokinase, which translates into the protein MSNTAPIPRAPISAVGDEITISPSELRSLGGELQRFMLEYRFAMQEVETKLAILREEFVHMHEYNPIEHVSSRVKSAESLLSKVERRGVSPEIESIRREIQDIAGVRVTCAFIRDVYRLFGLLTQQDDLTVLEVEDYIENPKPNGYKSLHAILSVPVYLSSGRVDVPVEVQFRTIAMDFWASLEHKIYYKYQRQVPEEMMAELKQAADSAAELDTRMQSLHVQMHGDPAPTSPINLREIREVRERIRRV
- a CDS encoding DUF4287 domain-containing protein; its protein translation is MSEPVKGPKSYFPSIEAKYGKSIDEWLELLRPHSGEKHMEQVAFLKEQGMGHGHANALVHVFRAEHGGA
- a CDS encoding DUF1801 domain-containing protein, with amino-acid sequence MAAKAPAMSPSAMPVADVLDRVTGPRRAEADELLALHREVSGVEPVVWAGRIIGFGEYEYTYESGHSGRAPELAFATGAQRHTIYLTPDFADRWPDLVDALGPHKASKVCLYLTRLTKIDMSVLREFLERALSETRSGDPMHS
- a CDS encoding VOC family protein; translation: MAHMLATYIALPGTTGEAMEHWHDVFGGDLEIIRYGEANLKDLPFDPPPNAVAHASLTLPAGIITGGDVMDQGTEYPVRGTAYSLLYTTDTPEEAQLYIDRLTAAGGSLGMPFEQAPWGDWYGQVFDRYGVMWAFSCAVI
- a CDS encoding CPBP family intramembrane glutamic endopeptidase, producing the protein MTEHRREPAPPDLRPRLRWELAIVLALSFGYAGARAIITILERLAQDTALANQTATINRPMSGQQYFDLAYQLLGIVGGLAPVALVVFFLWRDNKPHLGDLGLGARPLTLTGAPGGMSFTQLASGRGGWPWLRESGNGFLLAAAIGIPGLAFYLFAKWIGINTTVVPTTLDAFWWTVPVLILNAARAALSEELIVVAYFFDRLKRLGVGVWATIIASALLRGSYHLYQGFGGFIGNVVMGIVFGWVYQRWGRSLPLIVAHLLLDIVSFVGYPLALALWPALFG
- a CDS encoding phosphotransferase, whose amino-acid sequence is MEETQRGEHLPGGSGGVWRIQGPDGVTRVHRPTGAWTPAVHELLAHLAAKGLDGIPEVYGTDDAGREVLSYLPGDTLDPEREQPSARALAAAVGWLRRFHDAVADFEPTSNVWRPGELRLAQDRGEIICHNDPGLYNWVVVDGEFAGMIDWDRAGPGLPLDDLAFLVWSGVPLLREIPPAEAADRIKIAAETYGGVDGRELLDAVTRRMGLIETRWKAGLDRGDPGTIALRDAGIMARHEARVAAFEHRREELDALL
- a CDS encoding NUDIX domain-containing protein produces the protein MAFADSYLGRLRQHVGNAELLAPGAQVLLLADDDHAVFQRRADSGGWEIPAGSAEPGQSFVDTAVAEVEEELGVTLAPDALTAFASFSDPLEHRLVYPNGDIVHAFALCFFTSEWAGEIHPDPAEVTEWGVFPLADPPPGLQRATGIVLELFAEFRHTGQFQAR
- a CDS encoding peptide ABC transporter substrate-binding protein, with amino-acid sequence MKRSRIGVGIVALAAAGSLALAGCSTGGGDKGGENGGGGGIITANGSEPQNPLIPTNTNEVGGGKILDAIFAGLVSYGADGAPHNEVAESIEPNEDASEFTIKLREDATFTDGTPVKAENFVKAWNQGASNELQHLSNYFFEDIEGFEINDGPDGEAGTDDDVYGAVGDMSGLVVDGDYQFTVKLKQPASDFPLRLGYSAFYPLPDVAFEDLEAFGQNPIGNGLYKVDGEGAWEHDVQIKLTKNEDYTGPREVKNDGLTIVFYASQDAAYADLQGGNLDVLDAIPDAALANFASDLGDRAVNQPAAIFQSFTIPERLEHFGGEEGKLRRAAISMAIDRDEITKVIFDGTRTPASDFTSPVIDGWSDKLKGAEVLKYNPEEAKKLWAEADKLSPWTGSFEIAYNADGGHQAWVDAVTNSVKNTLGIDAAGKPYPTFAEARTEITNRTITTAFRTGWQADYPGLFNFLGPLYATNAGSNDGDYSSAEFDGLLKQGAQETDPAAANKLFQEAQEVLLADLPATPLWYSNVTGGFGESVDNVQFGWNSVPVYQDITKK